Part of the Candidatus Hydrogenedens sp. genome, ACGGCAGATGTAAGTGGCTTTAATATGTTTTTATACATATTTTTTGTTTCGCTTTTGTGTTTACTTATATGTATCTTTCAGGTTCGGAAGGCAGAAAGGGGCTAATTCATGGATACACAAATTGAGACGAGGGAATTATCCAAATGGTTTGGTGAAGTGGTAGCATTAAATAATGTTTCTGTTCAAATTCCCACCGGTGTTATCGGATTATTAGGACCGAATGGGGCAGGCAAATCTACATTCATTAAATTGGCATTAGGTTTGTATCGTCCCAGTCGAGGTGAGATTCGTATTTTGGGTGAAAAGCCACGCAATAATTTTCATACACTCCAGAAAGTAGGTTATTGTCCAGAAATGGACCATTTTGTGGAGGAGGTGAGTGGTTACGAATTTTTATACTGGTTAGCACGATATTCGGGCTACAAACCCAAAGTAGCTAAAAAACAGGTTGAGCGTGCTGTAGAACGGGTAAGTATGACAGAGCGTATGTATGACCCTATTGCCACTTATAGTAAAGGGATGAGGCAGCGTGTCAAAATCGCCCAGACTCTACTACATGACCCCGAAATTTTATTTTTAGATGAACCTATGAATGGGCTTGACCCAACCGCTCGTGAAGAATTGTTTGAATTAGTTATTTCCCTTGGAAATGAAGGGAAAACAGTTATTTTTTCAAGCCATGTGTTACATGAAGTAGAACGCGTTACGGATACTGTAATTTTGATTTATAATGGTAGAGTGCTTGCCTTCGGAAAAATTCGTGAAATACGCGACCTCATCAAAAATCATCCCCGCACAATTGTTATCGAGACATTAGAACCGAAGAAAGTTTACCAAATATTAAGTGTAGATGAGAATATCACCACGGTAAATTTTGATACGCAATCCTTAACGGTGCATACATTAGACCCCATGCAAACATTTAAATATATCAATGAAATGTTCTTGGATGAGAAAGTTCCAATATATAGTTTTCGCTGTGCGGATGAAGATTTGCAATCTGTTTTCCAATATTTAATTTCAACTCATATCCCACGAGGATTATAAAACAAATGGCGATATTGCGAATTAAAAACATAGGCAGTCTTTTTTTAGATATAAAAACATCCTTTCTTCATTCCTTAACCATTACGCTACGACGCGACCGTTTTTTATTAATGGCGATAATATGTGTTCTTCCTGTTATTATTCCCATCTTTGTGGCTCTATTTTCCCGAGCCATGTTTCGTGAAAGTGGTCTGGAAATTTTTATTCGTCTTTCAGAACAGGTATATGTTCACACACTTACCCCATTGCTGGCTTTATTTATCGGTTTGATTGGTATTCGCGAAGAGGTAGATTCATTAACTATTGTGTATCTACTTACAAGACCTGTATCCAAATTTGCGTGGATAGTAGGTAGATTCTTTGCTTATATGCTTATTTCTACCTTTTTATTGGGGGTAGGACTTTTCTCTACATTTCTTGCCTGTGTTGTTTTAGGAAGTATTTATGTAGATTTTATTGGAATAAGTATGTTATTGCAATACTTGGGTGTGGGGGTTATGGGTTTGATGGGTTATGGCGCTATTAGTTTAATGTTGGGTTGTGCTACAAATTATCCTATTATTATTGGCGTAATATTATTTTTCGGTTGGGAAAAAATTGCAAATGTTATTCCGGGTATCGCAGATTTCTGGACAATACAAAAGTATTTAGATTCTATGTTTCCTGCCCTTGCTTCTCAACGGTATAACCGTGCGGTAATGACAGTTATAGGTAGTTTTCAAAAAGAACTATTTTTTGTTAGTCCTCAACGAGCTTTCATAACTCTTATTGTATTGACGATTATTTTTTTAGCGTTGGCGATAGGGTTTGTCCTATGGCGTGAATTTACAAAAGACCGTGTAGTTGGTACTCGATGAAGTTGAATTTAGGGAATACTTTCCAATACCTCCTGAGCATGTCCTTCCGGTTTTACTTTTCTCCAAATTTTAATGATTTTTCCATCGGGACCAATTAAAAAGGTGGAACGGATAATCCCATAAGTAATTTTCCCATACATATTTTTTTCACCCCAGGCACCATATTTTTCAGCGATTTTGTGTCCTTCATCGGCAAGTAAATGAAAACGGAGGTTATACTTGTCTGCAAAGGAACAATGAGAGTCTAAAGAGTCAGGGCTAACCCCCAAAACGA contains:
- a CDS encoding ABC transporter permease: MAILRIKNIGSLFLDIKTSFLHSLTITLRRDRFLLMAIICVLPVIIPIFVALFSRAMFRESGLEIFIRLSEQVYVHTLTPLLALFIGLIGIREEVDSLTIVYLLTRPVSKFAWIVGRFFAYMLISTFLLGVGLFSTFLACVVLGSIYVDFIGISMLLQYLGVGVMGLMGYGAISLMLGCATNYPIIIGVILFFGWEKIANVIPGIADFWTIQKYLDSMFPALASQRYNRAVMTVIGSFQKELFFVSPQRAFITLIVLTIIFLALAIGFVLWREFTKDRVVGTR
- a CDS encoding ABC transporter ATP-binding protein, with translation MDTQIETRELSKWFGEVVALNNVSVQIPTGVIGLLGPNGAGKSTFIKLALGLYRPSRGEIRILGEKPRNNFHTLQKVGYCPEMDHFVEEVSGYEFLYWLARYSGYKPKVAKKQVERAVERVSMTERMYDPIATYSKGMRQRVKIAQTLLHDPEILFLDEPMNGLDPTAREELFELVISLGNEGKTVIFSSHVLHEVERVTDTVILIYNGRVLAFGKIREIRDLIKNHPRTIVIETLEPKKVYQILSVDENITTVNFDTQSLTVHTLDPMQTFKYINEMFLDEKVPIYSFRCADEDLQSVFQYLISTHIPRGL
- the bcp gene encoding thioredoxin-dependent thiol peroxidase, with amino-acid sequence MSNPKIQPVNEGDSAPKFSLKSHRGEKIQLSDLRGKYVVLYFYPKDDTPGCTIEAKGFRDFSSEFEKKNVVVLGVSPDSLDSHCSFADKYNLRFHLLADEGHKIAEKYGAWGEKNMYGKITYGIIRSTFLIGPDGKIIKIWRKVKPEGHAQEVLESIP